Proteins encoded within one genomic window of Besnoitia besnoiti strain Bb-Ger1 chromosome II, whole genome shotgun sequence:
- a CDS encoding acetyltransferase, GNAT family protein (encoded by transcript BESB_039930), producing MWRSRSYVVFLGCCEKQHLKANGRGRVGFSLVAPVRRVLSFSAAPLATCPSRSRSPISGISGGPSPRDSPSKVYECVRSVCALPPAILSMEASERNAADSPSGAASAAPAANGQTGNAAKNTLAAGSVDEQAKCGGKKEEKKKSFRPDPLVQYVVVRKDLQTQLAWPTGAVIAQACHACISIVGSTFSDPTVQAYLEEGDSMREVVLEVSSEEELRKIAEALASKDILHKLWIEQPEGIPTCVAWYSSAANCAHLLYTFIGISGATPMRPDTSEAATVCADGVEAFDGGSSHMPVNGWKDMCGNRFYTDEHCSSKLRYYMLCASKHDDKNEYKSEYHVCNYWSPKISWQFFSLRVLLDAPVSVVGGVPTSESRLDFSGNSQESSADALPKKSSPLQSSAVASIQSRAAGRREALERLVDFGDFLDDDAEEVRLLLLKTKEYPVKYSSATMRHFLRKPLFRQLSVVAREKTAETGRKKRRIVGVAGTAVDDRGMANIMMLAIDTTHRRLGLGRELLRRSLEKASLFAPGSTQNPNPHYKIARASLHVWISQAPPLSLYLSTGFTPVRYIPDYYTSVDVEGGYEMQLSLPYMPVEERLQAAVNKQARVIQFLESKLERLSHGPPGSGAAKVLEALPPVRALPMRDASHETETRVLAFLASLDDEHLLQSAQEAFADPRLRKLAFFAIGPSSGDVLGALWLGVPPQHGVITHVEVTTDEAAEPETLLYLYEALLVEAANPEHGQIEKVVDRVPADNIFALTQHWELGFRVSNFFEVTSEHEEDKSGEDAGDLQSFNWDRGRRFFEHEMTATIPWRKPEELALLQVVQLNKSRVALLKETLKVLEKHPPPPPSLAELSPPAEGQDAQSVALPDGKEKTLEGAEPHKRAPTPAPAAGRDREETERSVAAPLPAARESIHAQPEASPASQALPAGVHAAASSAPIHRRKEGGGDAQRGAGANGPASGRDAGEGSTDEKSAEEGVVNFLQQHASVFLLFTVLIFALLCYRRFCRPEVAPALGSRRHSEGAAGDLEDAESGGRGGRGKETIPGAAAGGVGAGDSSSGKRPHAKKEGYAPVALPIACQEQFSDDEDRQ from the exons ATGTGGCGGTCCCGGTCGTATGTAGTTTTCCTGGGCTGCTGCGAAAAGCAACACCTGAAGGCGAACGGGCGAGGACGGGTCGGGTTTTCCCTCGTGGCGCCCGTCCGCCGTGtgctttccttctctgctgctccGCTCGCCACGTGTCCATCGCGTAGTCGCTCGCCCATCAGCGGCATCAGCGGGGGGCCCTCTCCCAGAGACTCCCCTTCGAAAGTTTACGAGTGCGTGCGGAGTGTTTGCGCACTCCCGCCTGCAATCCTAAGTATGGAGGCCTCGGAGAGGAACGCCGCCGACAGTCCAtccggcgcggcgagtgccgcgcccgcggcaaaCGGCCAGACCGGCAATGCAGCGAAAAACACGCTCGCAGCGGGCTCAGTGGACGAGCAGGCGAAATGCGGTggaaagaaggaagaaaaaaagaagtcCTTTCGTCCAGATCCTCTGGTTCAGTACGTTGTTGTGCGGAAGGACCTCCAGACGCAGCTCGCTTGGCCTACGGGAGCAGTTATCGCTCAGGCGTGCCATGCGTG CATCAGCATTGTTGGGTCGACGTTCTCAGATCCAACCGTGCAGGCATATctggaggaaggcgacagcaTGCGTGAAGTAGTTCTGGAGGTCAGCAGTGAAGAGGAGCTCAGGAAGATCGCCGAGGCGCTAGCGTCAAAGGATATTCTCCACAAACTCTGGATTGAGCAGCCTGAGGGGATCCCGACGTGCGTAGCG TGGTACTCGTCTGCTGCCAACTGTGCACACTTGCTTTACACGTTCATCGGCATTTCGGGCGCAACGCCCATGCGGCCAGACACAAGtgaggcggcgacggtgTG TGCCGACGGCGTCGAAGCATTCGATGGGGGGTCGTCGCATATGCCGGTGAACGGATGGAAGGACATGTGCGGCAACCGGTTCTACACTGACGAGCACTGCAGTTCAAAATTGCGGTACTACATGCTGTGTGCTTCGAAGCACGACGACAAAAACGAGTACAAAAGTGAATACCATGTGTGCAACTACTGGTCTCCCAAAATAAGCTGG CAGTTTTTCTCCCTTCGTGTCTTGTTGGACGCCCCCGTATCAGTCGTCGGGGGAGTTCCCACGTCTGAGTCGCGCTTGGATTTTTCTGGGAATAGCCAGGAGTCTTCTGCGGATGCGTTGCCTAAGAAGTCTTCCCCGTTGCAGTCTTCTGCTGTCGCGTCCATCCagtcgcgcgctgcggggcgaagagaggcgctggagcgcctgGTGGATTTTGGGGACTTCCTCGATGATGATGCGGAAGAAGTccgcctgcttctcctcAAGACAAAGGAGTATCCGGTCAAGTACTCCAGCGCCACGATGCGCCACTTCCTGCGCAAGCCACTCTTCAGACAGCTCAGTGTAGTCGCCAGGGAAAAGACGGCAGAGACAGGGCGTAAAAAACGGAGAATCGTTGGAGTCGCCGGAACCGCGGTGGACGACCGCGGCATGGCGAACATCATGATGCTCGCCATCGACACAACGCATCGAAGACTCGGACTCG GAcgagagctgctgcgccgctcgctggaGAAGGCCTCCCTGTTTGCGCCTGGAAGCACGCAGAACCCGAATCCGCACTACAAAatcgcgcgggcgagcctcCACGTGTGGATCAGTCAggctccgccgctctcgcttTACCTCTCCACTGGCTTCACTCCTGTGCGCTACATCCCTGATTACTACACCTCGGTAGATGTCGAGGGGGGGTACGAGATGCAGCTGTCGCTTCCGTACATGCCCGTCGAGGAGCGGCTTCAGGCCGCTGTGAACAAGCAAG CAAGGGTTATTCAGTTTCTCGAGTCCAAATTGGAACGGCTTTCGCATGGACCGCCTGGATCTGGAG CGGCCAAGGTGCTGGAGGCTCTGCCGCCCGTACGCGCGCTTCCCATGCGGGACGCGTCGCACGAGACGGAGACTCGCGTCCTTGCctttctcgcctcgctcgacgATGAGCACCTCCTCCAGTCTGCCCAGGAGGCCTTTGCAgacccgcgcctgcgcaagcTGGCCTTCTTCG CTATCGGCCCGTCTTCGGGAGACGTCTTGGGCGCACTCTGGCTCGGGGTTCCGCCGCAGCACGGCGTCATCACGCACGTAGAGGTCACCACcgacgaggcagcagaaCCAGAAACCT TGCTTTATCTCtacgaggcgctgctggtgGAGGCTGCAAATCCCGAGCACGGGCAAATCGAGAAAGTCGTCGATCGCGTTCCAGCTGACAACATCTTCGCGCTCACGCAGCACTGGGAGCTCGGGTTTCGCGTCTCGAACTTCTTCGAAGTCACGAGTGAGCATGAGGAAGACAAGAGTggagaggacgccggcgaTCTGCAGAGCTTCAACTGGGATCGCGGACGACGATTCTTTGAGCACGAGATGACCGCGACCATCCCGTGGCGGAAACCAGAGgagctcgccctcctccaaGTCGTTCAGCTCAACA AGAGCCGCGTGGCGTTGTTGAAGGAGACTTTGAAGGTGCTGGAGAAgcatccgccgcctccgccgtctctggCTGAGCTTTCCCCCCCTGCAGAGGGTCAAGACGCGCAGTCTGTCGCTCTGCCCGATGGAAAGGAGAAGACCCTCGAGGGAGCTGAACCTCACAAGCGCGCGCCgacccccgcccccgccgcagggcgcgaccgcgaggaaACCGAGCGCTCGGTAGCCGCCCCATTGCCCGCTGCGAGGGAGTCTATCCATGCACAGCcggaggcctcgcccgcctcgcaggcgcttccTGCGGGAGTGCACGCGgcagcttcttcggcgccgaTCCACAGGCGCAAGGAGGGcgggggagacgcgcagcggggcGCTGGAGCGAACGGACCCGCGagcgggcgcgacgccggcgaagggaGCACCGACGAGAAGagcgccgaggagggcgtCGTGAACTTCCTCCAGCAGCACGCGTCGGTCTTCCTCCTGTTCACCGTCCTGATCTTTGCGTTGCTCTGCTACCGCCGCTTCTGCCGGCCTGAGGTCGCCCCGGCGCTGGGGAGCCGCAGACACTCCgaaggggcggcgggcgacttggaagacgcggagtccggaggcagaggcggcaggggcAAGGAGACGATCccgggcgcagccgcgggcggcgtgggcgccggcgacagctCCAGCGGCAAGCGCCCGCATGCAAAGAAAGAGGGATATGCGCCAGTCGCGCTGCCTATCGCCTGTCAGGAACAGTTTTCAGACGACGAAGATCGGCAGTGA